The following nucleotide sequence is from Corynebacterium hindlerae.
AGGAAGCCGATAGCAAAGACCAGCACCGGGAGGGAGTTGCCGAACACGGCCACGAACACGGCGGCCAGTGCGATGCCAGGGAAGGACATGATGATGTCCAAAATACGCATCAGGATCTCAGACACGACCTTGCCAGCAGTAGCCGCGACGGAACCGAGAACAGCGGCGATAGCGAGCGCCGACAGCGTAGCGCACAGGCCAATGATCAGGGACGAACGGGAACCGTAGACGACACGGGAGAAAATATCACGTCCAATAGCATCAGTGCCGAACCAGTGTTGCGCACTCGGCGGCTGCACCGGTATATCCGATTCGAGCGGGCTGTAACCGGCGATGAGCGGGGCGAAAAGCGCCATCAATGCGACCAAAGTCAGGAACCCGAGGGCAATCTTGGACGCGATAGGCAGCGCAGCAATGCCCTGGAACCGCTGCCCGGCGCGGGACTCTAATTGGTGGGTAAGTTTTCTACGCATTAGATGCTCCTGATGCGTGGGTTAACGAGGACATAGAGCATGTCAACGATGATGTTGATGATGATGAAGGCAATGGCCACGGTGAGAGTGACACCCTGCACGAGGTAAACGTCATTGCGGGTAACACCATCAAGAATGAGCTGGCCCATAGCCTGGATGTTAAAGATGATTTCGATAATGACTGCGCCACCCATGAGGTAGCCTACGCGCAGGCCGAGGACAGTAATCGGGGTAATGAGTGCGTTGCGCAAGACGTTGCGGGAGATGACCTCTGCCTTAGGGATACCCGAACCGATGGCGGTGCGAACATAGTCCTTATCAAGCTCCTCTACCATGGCGGTGCGAACCACGCGGGTGAGGGAACCGGCCACCGGGACCGCGAGTGCGAATGCCGGCAAGAACATGTTGTTGAGGTAGACCGCGGGGTTTTCAGCGAATGGGACCCAGGCCGTGATGAGGGCAGGGAAGAATCCCAGACCGCCGGGGATGGTGCCGAGCCATTGGATGAGCAAGATAGCAAGCCAGAACGATGGGGTTGCTAGCGAAGCAATAGAGATGACGCGGATGATCTGGTCAGGCCATTTGTCGCGGTAAAGAGCGGCAATAACACCAAAGGTGAGGGAGAGTACCGCGGCGATAATGAGACCCAGGAACGTGAGTTGCAGCGTGATGGGGAAGGCCTTAGCCACAACTTCGGTGACTGATGCGTTGCCGGTGGTGGTGCCAAGATCACCGTGCAGCATACCGGTGAGGAAGTTCCAGTAGCGTACCAGTAGTGGGTCATTAAGTCCGTGGGTTTCGCGGTATTGTTCGAGGGCTTCCAGCGAAGCTGATTCACCGAGAGCAAGACGGGCAGGATCCGCAGGGCTAAAGGACATAATAAAGAAGACCAGGAAAGTCACGCCCAGAACCATGATTGGGAGCGCCACCAGCCTTCTTCCGATAAGGCGGATGAGGTTTGACATGTGCTGTCCTTAAGATCTGGTTGAGTTCTCGCCCAGTTTCTTGTTGTAGGGCAGCCCTCAACGTCAAAGTAAGAGTTCCGGATTCCGGCCGGGAATCATCCCGCTGACATTGCGCGGGCCGTACCCGGCCGGAATGCGAATGCTGGATTCAAAAAGCTACTTTGTGGTAGCTACATCCAGGAAGGAAAGTCCAGTGAGAGAAATCGGCTTGAAATCAATCAGGGTGGACTTGTCCCATGCAGTGGTGCTCTTGCGGTGGAACAGTGGGTACAACGGGATGTATTCCAAAAGCTTGTCAAAGAGCTCGGCCCACTTTTGCTCTTGGACTGAGGAATCCAGGGCTTTAAGGCCCTCATCCAGCAGCTTCTGGACTTCGTCGTAGCTTTCGCTGCCCTTCCAGTGCATGCGGCTGTCGGTCCAGGTGTCACCGGCGTACCACCAGCGCATCAGCAGGTCCGGGTCGGAACCGAAGACGGATGGATCACCAGGGGCGATGACGACATCGTAGGCTTCTGGTTTGCCGTCGATGGTGTTATATACATCGGAGGACTTCTTTTCGGTGAATTCCACCTTCAGGCCGACGCCAGTTAGGGACTGCTCGATGAGCGGGGTGCACTTCTTTACCCAGTCGTGGTCAGTGCACAGCAGGCGCATCTCCTTCAGGCCAGTTTCGGCGAAGAGCTCACGGGCCTTTTCTGGCTTGTAGGTGTAGACGGTCTTGGCTTGCTTGTAGCTTGGGTGCTCCTTGTGGAGGAAGCTGGTAGCTGCAGTAGCTTGGCCGAGCATGCCGGTTTCAATGATCTTGTCCATGTCGAGGGCGTACATGAACGCCTGGCGGTTCTTGAGGTCATTGAACTTGCTGCCTGGGTCGCAGTTGAACATGGCAAACAGCAGTCCGAAGCCTTGGACAGATTCCACGGTGGATACTGCCTTGAGTTGCTCGACGGAAAGGTATGGCACCGAATCGATAGCCTGAACAGTCTTGGACTGGATGGCGTTGGTGCGGGTGGAGGCATCAGGGATGATCTGCCACGTCATCTTCTTGGCCAATGCTGGGCGTGGGCCGTTGTAGGCTTCGAAGCGTTCGAACTGGATGGTCTTAGAAGTGCCGCCGTTGTCGGTCATCTTGTATGGGCCCGAACCAACTGGGTTGGCTGCGAAAGCGTCGGCATCTGCTTCGACGGCCTTCTTTGGCACGATCTTGACTACTGCCAGGCGGTCAGCGAAGACGCCGGTTTCGTGGGAGAGGGTGAATTCGACGGTCTTGTCGTCCTTAGCAGTGACCTTCTCAATGAACGGGATGAAGGAAGCGTAGAGGGACTTGTTTGCTTTGTCGAGGACTCGTTCGAAGGAGAACACCACGTCGTCCGCGGTGACGGGGCTGCCGTCGTGGAACTGTGCACCATCGCGGAGGGCGACTTCGGCTGTGGTTCCGGTGGCTTTAGGCATTTCCTTTGCCAGTGCGGTGGTGACCTTGCCGGTGGCAGGGTCCATTTCCGTGAGGCCTTCAAGGGTGTGCCAGTTTGCTGCAACTGTGAGGGCTGCGGTGGTGTTCATTGGGTCGTAGCCGTTGGTTCCCAATTCGTAGGAGATGGCTGCGGTGAGGGTGCCATCTGGGTTCTTGGAATTAGGATCCGCTGCTGGGGCATCGCTGCCACCGTTTTGAGCTGGGGTGGCACAGGCGGCCAGGGTTGCGGAGAAGCCGGCGGCTGCGCCGATCACTCCGGAGATTTTCATGAAGTCGCGGCGGGAGTATGCGCGGGTCATGGTTCTTCCTTTCGGGGGTTGTCCCGTATTGGGTGAGAAGGGAGATATCTGAATCTGTACTGCCAAGAAGGCTTTCTTTTTTGATATCTACATCATATGTCAGACGTCTGATGTTGTGAAGGTTTTCTGTTAAAATAAAACATGAAAACAAACACAGAGTGTGCCTTTAGGCGGTCATTGGAATTCGGGCGTGTGTGCCGGACCGGTGATCGGCCCTTAGTTAAAGGAA
It contains:
- a CDS encoding ABC transporter substrate-binding protein; its protein translation is MTRAYSRRDFMKISGVIGAAAGFSATLAACATPAQNGGSDAPAADPNSKNPDGTLTAAISYELGTNGYDPMNTTAALTVAANWHTLEGLTEMDPATGKVTTALAKEMPKATGTTAEVALRDGAQFHDGSPVTADDVVFSFERVLDKANKSLYASFIPFIEKVTAKDDKTVEFTLSHETGVFADRLAVVKIVPKKAVEADADAFAANPVGSGPYKMTDNGGTSKTIQFERFEAYNGPRPALAKKMTWQIIPDASTRTNAIQSKTVQAIDSVPYLSVEQLKAVSTVESVQGFGLLFAMFNCDPGSKFNDLKNRQAFMYALDMDKIIETGMLGQATAATSFLHKEHPSYKQAKTVYTYKPEKARELFAETGLKEMRLLCTDHDWVKKCTPLIEQSLTGVGLKVEFTEKKSSDVYNTIDGKPEAYDVVIAPGDPSVFGSDPDLLMRWWYAGDTWTDSRMHWKGSESYDEVQKLLDEGLKALDSSVQEQKWAELFDKLLEYIPLYPLFHRKSTTAWDKSTLIDFKPISLTGLSFLDVATTK
- a CDS encoding ABC transporter permease → MSNLIRLIGRRLVALPIMVLGVTFLVFFIMSFSPADPARLALGESASLEALEQYRETHGLNDPLLVRYWNFLTGMLHGDLGTTTGNASVTEVVAKAFPITLQLTFLGLIIAAVLSLTFGVIAALYRDKWPDQIIRVISIASLATPSFWLAILLIQWLGTIPGGLGFFPALITAWVPFAENPAVYLNNMFLPAFALAVPVAGSLTRVVRTAMVEELDKDYVRTAIGSGIPKAEVISRNVLRNALITPITVLGLRVGYLMGGAVIIEIIFNIQAMGQLILDGVTRNDVYLVQGVTLTVAIAFIIINIIVDMLYVLVNPRIRSI